The Oncorhynchus nerka isolate Pitt River linkage group LG15, Oner_Uvic_2.0, whole genome shotgun sequence genome contains the following window.
ccaccttctgcccccagctgtgccctggacaccatatgtgaattgatcacccccccatctatcttccgagcttgtgctgttaggtgacctaaactgggacatgcttaacccCCCggtcatcctacaatctaaacttgatgccctcaatctcacacaaatgatcaatctgtaaacacaggcaccctcttagatatcatcctaaccatcctgccctccaaatacacctctgctgtcttcaaccaggatctcagcaatcactgccgcGTTGCTTGCTTCCATAATGGGATTGCGgttaaacgaccacccctcatcactgtcaaatgctccctaaaacacttcagcgagtagGCCTTtccaatcgacctggcccgggtatcctggaaggacattgacttCATTCCttcagtagaagatgcctggttattctttaaaagtgctttcctcataatcttaaataagcatgccccattcagaaAATGTAGaaacaggaacagatatagcccgtggttcactccagacctgactgtccttAACCAGCACAAAAAACATCCTGTgatgtactgcattagcatcaaatatcCCCCGCgaaatgcaacttttcagggaagttaggaaccaatatacacaggcagttaggaaagcaaaggctagcttttttaaacagaaatttgcatcctgcagcacaaacTCACAAACAAAAGTTATGgggcactgtaaagtccatggagaataagagcacctcctcccagctgcccactgctctgaggctaggaaacactgtcaccaccgataattccacaataattgagaatttcaagaagcatttctctacggctggccttgctttccacctggccacccctaccctggtcaacagccctgcaccccccacagcaacttgcccaagcctcccccatttctccttcacccaaatccagatagctgatgttctgaaagagctgtgaaatctggacccctacaaatcagctgggctagacaatctggaccctctctttctaaaatgatcagcTGAAATTATTGCAtctcctattactagcctgttccacctctctttcgtattgtctaagatccccaaagattggaaagcttccgcggtcatcttcaaagggggagacactctagacccaaactgctacagacctatatctatcctaccctttctaagttaacaaacagatcaccaaacatttcgaatcccaccataccttctccgctatgcaatctgattTCCGTGCTGGTCATGGTTGCccgtcagccacgctcaaggtcctaaacgatatcataaccgccatcgataagagacaatactgtgcagctgtattcatcgacctggccaaggctttcgactctgtcaatcatcacattcttatcggcagactcgacagccttggtttctcaaatgactgccttgcctggctcaccaactacttctcagacagagttcagtttgtcaaatcggagagcctgtcgtccggacatctggcagtctctatggggtgccacagggttcaattctcgggccaactcttttctctgtatatatcaatgatgtcactcttgctgctggtgatactctgatccacctctacgcagacaacaccattctgtatacctctggcccttctttggacactgtgttacctaacctccagacgagcttcaatgccatacaactctccttccgtggcctccaactgctcttaaatgcaagtaaagctaaatgcatgttcttcaaACGATCggtgcccgcacctgcccgcccgtccagcatcactactctggacagttctgaatatgtggacaactacatatacctaggtgtctggttagactgtaaactctccttacagGCTCACATTAGGCATCTCCAAtaaaaaattaaatctagaattggcttcctattacGCAACAAAGcacccttcactcatgctgccaaacatacccttggaaaactgactatcctgccgatccttgacttcggcgatgtcatttacaaaatagccttcaacactctactcagcaaattgaatgccccatatactacccaccactgcgacctgtatgctctcgttggctggcctcgcttcatatttgtcgccaaacccactggctccaggtcatctataagtctttactaggtaaagccccgccctatATTTCAACGGtgacccccaaagccaattcctcttttggccgcctttccttccagttctctgctgccaatgactggaacgaattgcaaaaatcactgaagctggagatccatatcttcctcactaactttaagcaccagctgtcagagcagctcacagatcattgcacctgtacatagcccatctgtaaatagcccatccaactacctcatccccatactgttatttatttttttgctcctttgcacactagtatctctacttgcacattcatcttctgcacatctatcactccagtgtttaattgctaaattgtaattattttcaccactatggcctattcattgccttactatcttacctcatttgcacacactgtctaTAGACTTTTTTCTCTATTATGAAATGCAATACCTGTCaagtgaatggattatcttggcaaaggtgaaatgctcactaacagggatgcaaaTACATTTGTACACACATTTTGAGAAATCAGCTTTTTATGCATATGGAACTTTTctgtgatattttatttcagctcatgaaacattggaccaacactgCGTGTTGCGTTTATCTTTTTGTTTAAGTGTAAAACTAGATTATTTTGTCACACGTATCCTGTCCTCTAGTGGTGCTTAGAGGGTGGTGCTTGTACAACAGTTGAAGAATAGTTCAGTCAATGTAAAGTGGGTTTGAATCGAATAGGTTGGGGAACTGAATAGTTGCTCGAGTGGGTGCTCAATCACGTCAAGTGCGTGTTTAAGTGCAAAGTCCCTCTTTCAATAATGTATACAATTGAATAGGATGTGTGACAGACAAATTATTTGGCACGATTTTTATGTTGTTGTTTAGAAATGCAGTATATGAACCTCAAGTTTATAAAAATGTATGGGGGTAATAGTTCTAGAGATTACTTGATTCCTTCCTTTACAACTAAAGAATGTATGACCTCTGTGGCTTTGTTTTAGTCGGACTACCCATATGCCACTCACACCAAGTTGCCATGGTACGTTCACACCTCTGGTATGCTTTCGTAACAAATTCAAAAAACGGACTAATATGGACATTTCCGGTTGTTTTACGGTTTCCATCTATTTCACTTTAGAGAGAACTTTAAAACTGCACGTGCTTACTTTATTGTTTATTAACTCGTAGCATTATACATAAAAGCGAACTTTGTACCACTCCTACTTGTCAAAACATTGCAGTTGCATTGCAAGGACAATCTCCGGGCCGCACTAGAAAAATACGGCAGGGCACGCCCCTCTGTTTTGATTCAACCATGGAGCAAACCATCTGTCTGTGTATTATATTGACTTTGAAACCAGAACATAAACCGAAAGGGCCATTTTTAAGGGTATGTTACATTTATAAACATATTTACATCTCAAATATCTAGAGCATATCATTTTGTAGTAGGCCTATGTCTACTACATATGGAAACTTCAGGCATAAATCATATCCCAACCTTACGTAATGGTTTGGTCTGCTTTTAAACTTCAGAGCGCCGATCTTTAACTGTAGCAGACAGATGCTTCCCTGCTGTATTCATGTACTACACAGTTACATTTTATCGTGTGAATATAATTTGAAACTTCAGACTGATTTGCAAACGTTGTCTGAAGACTCAGCACAATTGCTGGTGAGTTTGGTTCTCTCTTTGATAGTTCAATAAGCTAACCAAAATGCAGTAGGACTCTTTTTTTCATACcctgttttgttgatggtgaatATGTATTACCTGTATCGACAGACCAAATACTATTATGAGACCATGATTACTTTATTTTCATGGTCCAGGCATGCAGAATGCAAACCCAATAGAGGAGGCGGGAGGCGACACATCCTGTGATGTGCCCTGTCTCCAGAAACTTGACTCCCCAACAGGTAACAGGCACTCCTCATGAACAGCTATTGGTATGGATTCATATTTTGTGTGTAATAAAGGTATTTTACTTCTATCTctctccactgtctgtctgtctgtctgtatgtgtgtgtgtgtgtgtgtgtgtgtgtgtgtgtgtgtgtgtgtgtgtgtgtgtgtgtctgtcttcatCTTCCAGGGAGCCCTCCCAAACAAGCCTCTCTCGCAGATATGATTGAGTTTGAGAATTGTGTTTCCAATCTCAGCCTTGCACATGAGATAGTGATGAACAGAGACTTCAGCTTCAGACAGAACAGCCCCCCCAAAGACAGGCAAGAATAGCTATGAAACACACACCATTTCTGTCTAATGATGGTCAATAATCGCTGTATGATCATAATTTCAGTCACTTTAAAGTCACAGATTTTTAATAATGATTTATTTTTTAGCTTGCAAGGGAGAATATCTGACATAGTTCACAGTGCTTTCTGGGACTGTCTTCGTGAGCAGCTTTCATGCAGCCCTCCAGACTATGTCCATGCTGTCATTCTGCTCCAAGAGGTGAAAACTGTGAGTATGGTCATGTACCTTTACTAGCTCACTCCTTCCCCCAGTTTCTCAGCATAGTATAGCAAACAAAGAAAGGCTAAGTGACCCACTATGTGGCTGTCCCCTGTGTGGTCAGACCGTGCTGTCCCTGCTCCTGCCTGGCCACGTGCGTCTGAAGGCccaggtggaggaggttctggaCCTGGAGCTGATCCAGCAGCAGGCAGATCACGGGGCCCTGGACCTGCAAAGATTGTCAGGCTACATCATCAATACCATGGCCTCCCTGTGTGCCCCTGTACGGGACCCAGAGATCAAGACATTACGGGATCTTTCGGACCCAGTGGAGCTCCTCAGGTGAGGGACATGCTCAATTAACTAATtttatggtaaaaaaaaaagaaggaattATGTAGCATAATATTAGATATGAAAATGTAATGACATTACCCTTGGAAAGACAAAatctaaaaaaaaataaaaaaactctgGGAAGCTCCTTCGTAGACTATTCCACTACTCATTCATAGTTACTTTGGGTATGGTTCACACATGTCCAGTAATGAACCAAGGCCTACTTTTGGTTAATGCTAAGAAATATGTTCCTTTCCTTACTAACAGGGAGATCTTCAGAGTCCTTGGCCTGATGAAGACAGACATGGTCAACTTCACTGTACAGAGCCTCAGACCTAATCTTCTTCAGCAGGCGGTCCAATACGAGCAGGCCAAGTTCCAGGAGGTCCTGGAGAAGCAGCCTGGTAAGTGGGACAATGTTCTAAGAGAAAATCTACACAAATCTACAGTTCTACCAAatctgatgtaacggatgtgaaacggctagcttagtttgcggtggtgcgcgctaaatagcgtttcaatcggtgacgtcacttgctctgaaaccttgaagtagttgttccccttgttctgcaagggctgcggcttttgtggagcgatgggtaacgatgcttcgtggatgactgttgttgatgtgtgcagagggtctctggttcgcgcccgggtatgggcgaggggacggtctaaagttatactgttacactgacaTGCTCCTAACATCCAGATGGAAGAACTTGTGCTTCTACATCTCCATTGTCTGctctctggggttttaggctgggtttctgtataagcactttgtgacatctgctgatataAAAaagctttataaatatatttatttgatTGATTGTTTGATTGAACTCGGTTGGATAATCCCTTTAATTACATTCACACTTTCCATCAAATAAATGTCAGGAACTTCAAAACGGATATTGTTTGTCTAATGATGGCTTCTATATGTTTTTGTTGCTTTTCTAACCATCCTTCTCAAGACTTCCTGGACAAGACCACCGTTTGGCTTCAGGTGGCAGCACGAGAGGAGGCATTGGTCAGTGCCCAGTCTGACCTTGACACTGGGACTCCCAAGCCACGTGGTCCATTAAGTCCTACTGCCGTCCTGAACAGGGCTTACCTGCAACTGCTGAGCTGGGACCCCCATGACCAGAACTACCCTGAGGTAATCAAACGAGGACCCTGATTGGTTCTGTCTTCCCAGTGGCATAACAAGAATGGAgacagttcaaatcaaattttattagtcacatgcaccgaatacaacagatgtaaaccttacagtgaaatgcttacttacaagaccctaaccaacagtgcagtttaaaaaaaatatggataagaataagagatataAGTAACAAGtaaataaagagcagcagtaaaaaaaaaaataacattatctacaggtgggtgctggtacagagtcaatgtgcggggaaaccggttagttgaggtagtatgtacatataggtagagtgaattaaagtgactatgcatagatgacaacagagagagtgggggggggtaGTAGTCatggtagccatttgactagatgttcaggagtcttgtggcttggggaagaagctgtttagaagcctcttggacctagacttggcgctccggtaccgcttaccatgtggtagcaaagagaacagtctatgactagggtggctggagtctttgacaatttttagggccttcctctgacacctcctggtatagaggtcctggatggcaggaagcttggccctggtgatgtactgggccgttcgtactaccctctgtagtgccttgcggtcggaggctgagctcGGATGCGGtcggatgctctcgatggtgcagctgtagaaccttttgaggatctgaggacccatgccaaatcttttcagtcttttgagggggaataggttttgcctgcccgcttcacaactgtcttggtgtgcttggaccatgttagtttgttggtgatgtggacaccaaggaacttgaagctctcaacctgctccactgcagccccgtcaatgagaatgggggcgtgctcggtcctctttttcctggagtccacaatcatctcctttgtcttgatcacattgagggagaggttgttgtcctggcacctcaCCGCCAGgcatctgacctcctccctgtaggctgtcttgttgttgttggtgatcaggcctaccactgttgtgtaatCTTctaatttaatgatggtgttgaagtcgtgcctggtcgtgcagtcatgagtgaaccgggagtacaggaggggctgagcacgcacccctgagaggcccctgtgttgaggatcagcgtggcggatgtgtttttACCTTTTCATTtccttttttttcacctttatttaaccaggcaggccagttgagaacaagttctcatttacaactgcgacctggccaagataaagcaaaccttaccacctaggggcggcccgtcaggaagtccaggatccagttgcaaagggaggtgtttagtcccagtgtctgcttattgatgagctttgagggcactatggtgttgaactctgagctgtagtccatgaattgcattctcacataggtgttccttttgtccagatgggaaagggcagtgtggagggcaatggagattgcatcatctgtggatctgttggggcggtatgcaaattggagtgggtctagggtttttgggatgatggtgttgatgtgagccatgaccagcctttcaaagcacttcatggctacagacatgagtgctacgggtcggtagtcatttaggcaggttaccttagtgttcttgagcacaggctctatggtggtctgcttaaaacatgttggtattacagactcggacagggagaagctgaaaatgtcagtgaagacacttgccagttggtcagcgctcacagtacacgtcctggtaatctgtctgaccctgctgccttgtgaatgttgacatgtctgaaggtcttactcacatcggctgcggagagcgtgatcacacagtcttctggtacagctggtgctctcaagcatgtttcagtgttatttgcctcgaaccGAGCattgaagtagtttagctcgtctagtaggctcgtgtcactgggcagctctcggctgtgcttccctttgtagtctgaaaTGGTTTGCGAACccagccacatccgacgagcatcagagccggtgtagtacgactcgatcttagtcctgtattgacgctttgtctGTTTGATAGTCGTTTAGTGGAGAATACAATTCAGGAAGAAGGTGGTTGATGCCATTTTCAACAAGGACATTACATCAGGGAATTATCAATGAATGGATGAATCACCTATTGTTCCAATAAATTAATAGATAGagattaaataataataattccctGTGGTTTCACCCCCACATAATCTACTCACCCCCACTTATCTACTGGAAAACATTTTATAGTAGCTCATGTCCaaatttctcctctccctccacagacAGTTCTGATGGACAGAGCCCGCATAGATGCACTGGGGCAGAGGCTGAGTCTGCTGGTTCTTGAGGCATCAGTTCTGCTGTTGACTAGCACACAGTGTGGGGCCGCTGTTTTCTCTCTGCAGGGGTTTGTAGGTAAACTCAAGCAGACCATCACTGCCCTGCTGGAGGGCAGTCACAACAGGTAAGAGATGGGGGGGTTACTGTCTCTCTCGGAGCACAGGTAATGTATAACCGAAAACAAGTAAGTTGACAAAAGAGCCCAGCTGCCACACTTCAAATGTCTGCAACAAGGCTGGGTTTCTattcagcactttgagatatcagctgatgtacgaagggctatagaaatacatttgattggatttgatttgaacaaaccCTGGCTTCTTCAGGCTCAAAAAATATAGCTCAAGTTAACAAGTtaataaacatttaaaataaaaatgtttatacATGATTTCATGAAGCTATTCATGCTCTACTCTAAAGTACAATCAAATGTATTATTGAGAGTTCAATAAATCCTTATCCTGCAGTTGTTTTGAATAGATGTTTGACACCAGTCTCTCTGGTGCGTTCAGGGACTTTGACCTGCAGGGGGCGTTGCTGGGGCTGAGGGAGCAGGTTCTGGTGCAGGTGAAGGAGGCTCTGATCATCCAGGAAGGACCAGCGCTGCCTCAGGACAGTGAAGATTTGCTTAAGGGACAGATCTCAGACCTGGCCAAGGACAACAACCCCATCCACACACTCATAGGTCAGTCACCACCAGTGAGGGGCAACCCAAACCGACCTCCCAAGTTCAGCATTCCAGAGTAACTAGTTGCATGAGTTCCATGTTAATCCTGAGATATGTGGAGGTCAATTTAACCATTACTGATACAATTATGAGTCCGATACAATTGTACAGTTTAGCAAGATATGTTCTGTGTCTGCAAAGGTTCTTGTAAGTCAGATTGGCAGTGCAGCAGGCTGATGTCTCTCTTTTTGCATACCACACATGCTGTAGGAGAAAGAGTGCAGGGCTACCTCCAGGCCATGCTAGAGGGAGGCCCCACTAAAAAGAGTCCGTCCATGCCCCCTGCCCTGAGGCTGCTGAGTGCTGAGGTGGCAGAACTGGGAATGGCCTTTGGGCGAATAGTCCATTTCAACCGCTCAGTTTTCGGCCCCTTCTACGTCCCCATCCTAAGGAAGATGCTGTTTCCATCGGGAGAGGCCGAGATGGGAGAGGACTCCCGCTAGTCCCCCGAACACCTCCGGTCCCCTGCATAAGCTGCCATTCAACATTTACACAATGTAGAGCAGGGTTCCCAAACTGGCGACCCGCGGGCCAAATCTGGCACGCCAACAATATTATTTGGCTCCCCCAAAGACCCCCAAATTAAAtgttaatattttttaaataaaaaaaatgtatacaaatCTCGGATCCGATATGCAAAACCCCCCAAATGCAATGTCCCAAGAAGGAAGTTACCCTACCTAAATAATGCAAAAGTTAAGTTTTAACTTCATTCATGAGGAGAGAGAATGCAGGAGACAGTCAACTAATAAAGCTGGCAACGACCATTTTGTGGTGCTGAAACTTAAAGCTGCAACCACAGCACAATCAATAGGAGGTGAACAGCACCTGGTGCTGAAAATATAGCTAACCTGTTATGCAAGTGTTGCACAACGACAGATGGAGAAAACCTACACCAGTCGAGTAATTCATTTCAACAATAAtcttcattttaatttgactttaCAAACAAGAAGAGGGCTTAATTGTCTTCTGAGCCAAGGCCTACATAAAATAACAACTGGCTGTGGTATGCCATAAGGCTTAACAGCATCTTTCACAAGAAAAAATTATATGGCCGATGCCATTTAGGTTCGATGCTGTGATGCTCATTTGCAGGGGATACCCCACCGGGTGGAGGGGAAATTGGTGGAAGACCTCCTGCAATGAGATCAAGGTCAGGTCATTTGACCTCACTCATCCAGCCACTCGGGTCATGTGACAGTGTTGATGCCcattctgtgttttatatatataaaatgcacatttaaaaaaaaatctaaaaatgtTGTCCACGTCCAAGACTGCAGCCATGAGTTCAGTTATTGAAATTCTGGCATTATGAGACGcgtattaaaaaataaatatgcaCAAAAAAAATCATTCCAAAGACAGTTTCAGAAGTgggatttaatttttttttttttacaaggtcTCCTTACAATTGCAACTGGGCAAAAATGGAGCATCCTAGATAAAACAATAATTTAAAGAAAAAAAGGTGAATGTCTATCAGGACAGCCTGCTCCTATAACGACAGAACAAACAGATAATACTGTCAGCTTGAGACCTAAATATCCCTGGATAAGCACACAATAATGTTAGTATTTACTAAGTACAGTCATATAGGCCACTAAGTTACTCACTCAATGGGAAATGTTGCATTTCCCCTCAATCTTATGGATGTCACGTGAGATGGATGTGATTTTGATGCGCAGGCAGTCAACAATTGACTTGTGTGAAAGCCGGTTCCTGTCCTGAGTCTATATTGCATTCATAGAGGAAAATGAGGACTCGCAGGATTAAGTCGATCCAAACATTGTTAGCACATGAAATGCACGTTTCTTTATTGGCTGTATTCCTGAGCATGCCACCCAAAACGCACACAAGGACTCGGTACCCCTGAGCGCATCCCTGATTTGGCTTGATGTCTGTAATTCAATCAGCTCAGTTTGAATTGCGGcctaattttttaaatttaaactttatgtaactaggcaagtcagttaagaacaaattcttatttacaatgacggcctaccaagaccaaacccggacgacgctgggccaattgtgcgccaccctatggggcttccaatcacggccagatgtgattcagcctggattcgaaccagggactgtagtgacacctcttgcactgagatgcagtgccttagactgctgctccactcaggagcccaatcCAGTGAGGGTATTGTTTTCTTAGCAAGGGAGGAGTGTTCTCCACCTGGGCAGACTGTGAGAGGAGCACGTACAAACGCAATGATATCCATGGGCATTCCGTAGTCTTCAAATCTGGTGGAGGAGTTGTCAGCCAAAGAAGCAGTTTATGTAGCTTGCAGTTAAAGCTTAAATGTTTCTGCGTAGGGCCTCTGTCTCAGGCGGGAAGACCACCTTAAAAGTTCCATGCTTAGATTCATAATAACGTATGAGATTAAATGATTTGCAAACAGCAACATTTTCATTTCAAATAAGACACACTGGCTTGGCATTGGGAAAATATGGTAAGATGAATGCAATCTCTTTGTACATTTTCCCTGATACTTATTGAGAGCAACATGTTGATGTTAAAAAATATTAGTGTAGGCTACAGTGAACCTGTTTTTCCCCACCAATCAACACAGTGAAATAGACAAAAATAATAACTGAATAGAGACATGGTGATTTTATGAGCGTAATCAGATCAAAATTATTATAATTGTCACAGAATGTATTATGTACTGATCAGATGTGTTAAAAATGTTGTTCAATTTGTAGTGTAGGCCAATTAGGCCGCTGACTATTAGCTCAGAGACAAATTGGGCCAAGGGCCAAACCTAGTTGACGAGCCCTGATGTAGAGTGTTTATACTGTATATTTAGATTTTAgaatactgctcaaaaaaataaaggcaacacttaaacaacacaatgtaactccaagtcagtcacacttctgtgaaatcaaactgtccacttaggaagcagcACTGATTGACAGGTagaaatgataggcaattagcaagacaccgcaggtggtgaccacagaccacttctcagttcctatgcttcctggctgatgttttggtcacttttgaatgctggcggtgctttcatactagtggtagcatgagacggagtctacaacccacacaagtggctcaggtagtgcagctcatccaggatggcacgtcaatgcgagctgtggcaagaaggtttgctgtgtctgtcagcgtagtgtccagagcatggaggcgctaccaggagataggccagtacatcaggagacgtggaggaggccgtaggagggcaacaacccagcagcaggaccgctacctccgcctttgtgcaaggaggagcaggaggagcactgccagagccctgcaaaatgacctccagcaggccacaaatgtgcatgtgtctgctcaaatggtcagaaacaagactccatgagggtggtatgagggcccgacgtccacaggtgggggttgagcttacagcccaacaccgtgcaggacgtttggcatttgccagagaacaccaagattggcaaattcgccactggcaccctgtgctcttcacagatgaaa
Protein-coding sequences here:
- the LOC115143299 gene encoding T-complex protein 11-like protein 2; the protein is MQNANPIEEAGGDTSCDVPCLQKLDSPTGSPPKQASLADMIEFENCVSNLSLAHEIVMNRDFSFRQNSPPKDSLQGRISDIVHSAFWDCLREQLSCSPPDYVHAVILLQEVKTTVLSLLLPGHVRLKAQVEEVLDLELIQQQADHGALDLQRLSGYIINTMASLCAPVRDPEIKTLRDLSDPVELLREIFRVLGLMKTDMVNFTVQSLRPNLLQQAVQYEQAKFQEVLEKQPDFLDKTTVWLQVAAREEALVSAQSDLDTGTPKPRGPLSPTAVLNRAYLQLLSWDPHDQNYPETVLMDRARIDALGQRLSLLVLEASVLLLTSTQCGAAVFSLQGFVGKLKQTITALLEGSHNRDFDLQGALLGLREQVLVQVKEALIIQEGPALPQDSEDLLKGQISDLAKDNNPIHTLIGERVQGYLQAMLEGGPTKKSPSMPPALRLLSAEVAELGMAFGRIVHFNRSVFGPFYVPILRKMLFPSGEAEMGEDSR